Genomic DNA from Desulfurispira natronophila:
TGAATGGTTACATTTTTGAGTTGGTATATGTCACTTCGCGCTACTTATAAGAGTTGCTGAGAGACTCACTAATGTACAATTTTCCCCAGTAGTTCATTTACCTGCTCCTGAAGTGCTGCCAGATCTCCGTTATTTTCCAGCACAAAATGGGCAAATGGTCGCCGCTGCTGTGTGCTCAACTGGGCATTCACGGCCGCAGAAGCTGCTTCTCTGGTACCACCATCGCGCTCAATAATGCGATTTATCTGCTCTGACGGCTCGCAGGCAACCAAAATCACAATGTCCATCTCTTGGTAGGTTCCGGTTTCAATAAGCAAAGCAGCGTCATAGATTACAACGGGATGCTGCGCCAGCAATTCCTGCAGGCGCTGCTTACGCTCCCTGGCTATGGCAGGGTGCATAATAGTATTGAGCTGATAGCGACGTTCGGGAAAGGAAAATATTTCCTGGCGAAGTCGTGCGCGATCCAGCGTCCCATCCTCTGCAGCGAACTCTGGACCGAAATTACGCAACACCTCTTCATAGGCAGGATGTCCTGGTTTCAGAACATTCTGGGCAATATCGTCCGCATCAACCACCGGCAAACCCTTCTGACGCAGCATGGTGGCGACAGTGCTTTTACCACTGGCAATTCCTCCGGTTAATCCGATCAGCATAATTTATGTCAGCGATACGGACCCAGCAAAGTTACATCTTGCTGTGGATTATTGGCGTCATTGTTGGTTTCCGGTGAGGTGGCAGCACTTTCATTGGTATTCCCTTGTAGCTGAGGTGCCTGGGGAGCTTGACCATTTTGCGGTGGCGTAGCAGGAGCCATGGGTTGACTATTGCCTGGCTGCATCATGGGAGGAACAGCACCCAAAGCTGGTCCACTGGGAGTCATGGGCACCATGTGCGGCGTTCCAGCTGGTCCACTGTAGAACCCGGGCATGCCAGGAATAGGCTGCACTCCACCTTGCCATTGCTGCTGTTGTGGATGCTGCTGTGGCGATTGCCCCGATACTGAAGGATGCCCCTGAGGAAGCCCGCGATGCTGGGGTTGCATGTTTATGGCACCGGCGTGCGGCGTTCCCTGGTGATAAGGAACCATGATGCGCTGGGAGTTGTGACAGGCGTAGCAATCTGAGTTATTTGGCCGCATAAAGCGTTCCCGGGAGTAATTTTGGTTAACATACTTCTTTGTCTCCACGGTGGTGACGTAGGTATCGGTTTCCGGGTAGTAGCTGTAGATATAGCAGCCGGGAAGTAAAAGCAGGCCGGCGCCAAGGGCAAAAATTCGAGTGACAGTGGCAAGTTTCATAATTGGTCCTCCTTGATGCGCCAGCAGGCGGGAACCTGCAGCATGGAATACTCATTGCAGTGTAACGATTCCCTTGATGGCAACGTCCACCGTGAATCGTCGCGATCAATCAATAAATAATTTCTGCCCTTTTACCCGGCAGAAGACGAGCCATAATAGTGGAACCACTGGTAGGGTTGCGTAGTTGCACCACATCTCCCAGATAACCACGCTCGGTTGATACGGCGGCCATGGAGATCGTCATCCGGTTGTGCTGATACAGTACTTCCACAATATCTCCCCGCTGCACGGCGTACTGGCGGCGAAGATCGGTATTGCGCAACAGCTGTCCCTCATGAAGATTACGGTTGGCTACCACCATGGAGTCGAAGTCTGTCTGGTAAATATCCAGGGCATTGCGAGCCTGATGAGCCGGGAGCTGCTCCAGGCGGAAGTCACTTTCGCTGACTCGTTCACCCCGACTAATATTGCGAACAGGTACGTAGGCCTCCACAAAGCGTTTGATGGAAGCGCGAACCATAATGGTGTTGCCGTAGCGATCAAACACTTCCAGGCTGGAGTGGCCACTGCTGCGCACAGAGCCTTCAACATAAAGCTCCTTTCCCTGCAAGGGGGCATCGCTGGGGTAGATCAGGCGATCAACTTCGGCAATTTCGCTCAGCTCTTGCTGTAAAAAACTATTGATAGCCTGCCGGATATCTTCCTCACGCTGGCGTGTGTTTGCCTGTGCCGCTCCAGCAATGCTGCGATCGTTGGATGGTGTCGCCAAAGATACGGTGGAACCATTCTGAAATACAGGAAAGCCACTGGCACAGACGGAAGTGGCAACAACCAGAGCAGTGACAAGACTCAGCAAAATACGCATGGCAATCTACCTCTTCAGTTGCGTAGCAGTCTGCAACATTTCGTCGCCGGTGGTGATGGCCTTGGAGTTGATTTCATAAGCCCGCTGGGCGGTGATCATGTTAACCATTTCCTCCACCAGCTGAACGTTACTTTGCTCCAGAAAGCCCTGGGCTATGGCACCAAAGCTGTCTTCTCCGGGTATACCTTCCTGGGGTGGTCCGCTGGCAGAGGTCTCTTTGAAAATATTACCGCCAACTGACTCCAGGCCGGCGGGATTGATAAATTTGGCAGTCGTAATTTGTCCCAGGTCTTCCATTTCATTCTGGCCACCAATCTGAGCGGTTACCGTACCGTCGCGGCCAACGTAGATTTCAACAGCGTCATCGGGAATCTGGATACCAGGTTCCAGCAAAAAGCCTTCCACCGTTACTACTTCGCCCTCGTTGTTTTTAGTAAAGGCGCCGTTACGAGTATAGCCAGTGGTTCCATCGGGCATTTGAATTTGAAAGTAGCCATCTTTTTCGATGGTCAGGTCCAGCTGATTGCCTGTCT
This window encodes:
- the coaE gene encoding dephospho-CoA kinase (Dephospho-CoA kinase (CoaE) performs the final step in coenzyme A biosynthesis.), which gives rise to MLIGLTGGIASGKSTVATMLRQKGLPVVDADDIAQNVLKPGHPAYEEVLRNFGPEFAAEDGTLDRARLRQEIFSFPERRYQLNTIMHPAIARERKQRLQELLAQHPVVIYDAALLIETGTYQEMDIVILVACEPSEQINRIIERDGGTREAASAAVNAQLSTQQRRPFAHFVLENNGDLAALQEQVNELLGKIVH
- the flgA gene encoding flagellar basal body P-ring formation chaperone FlgA, which translates into the protein MRILLSLVTALVVATSVCASGFPVFQNGSTVSLATPSNDRSIAGAAQANTRQREEDIRQAINSFLQQELSEIAEVDRLIYPSDAPLQGKELYVEGSVRSSGHSSLEVFDRYGNTIMVRASIKRFVEAYVPVRNISRGERVSESDFRLEQLPAHQARNALDIYQTDFDSMVVANRNLHEGQLLRNTDLRRQYAVQRGDIVEVLYQHNRMTISMAAVSTERGYLGDVVQLRNPTSGSTIMARLLPGKRAEIIY
- the flgG gene encoding flagellar basal-body rod protein FlgG, which produces MIRALWTASTGMMGQQTHIDNISNNLANVNTGGFKKSRVEFQDLMYQTIKPAGASTAAGITRPVGEQMGLGVKVAGITKMHTQGSIVQTGNQLDLTIEKDGYFQIQMPDGTTGYTRNGAFTKNNEGEVVTVEGFLLEPGIQIPDDAVEIYVGRDGTVTAQIGGQNEMEDLGQITTAKFINPAGLESVGGNIFKETSASGPPQEGIPGEDSFGAIAQGFLEQSNVQLVEEMVNMITAQRAYEINSKAITTGDEMLQTATQLKR